GAGTTTAAACATTAGCAGTGAGTTATTGATTGCACAAGAATTTCCACATCTTCACTTTGATTGTGTTTCAGTCAGTGTCTACTGTGCAGTTCCCTGAAAACCGTGGCTCCTCTTTAATGTGACTCATCGCACCAAAGCCGTCACTGTCATGTGCTCTCAACACATTCTGCTGTTTcaactttttacttttccttttttttttggctgctgcaggaaaacacacacacacacacacacacacgcagtagCTCAGAAACATCAGTGTTGCATCATCTCTACGCCGTGCGTCTGTATGGTCTGAGCAGTGAATGACACAGCTGCAGAATTTGAAGCCTACCTGTGGAGGGAGAGGTGCTGGATGTTCACATACACCCGATTTTAGGCAGAAGCTGTGAGACAAAAGACGGTTTCATATTATGAAGTGATCATGTGACGAGCTTTGCTTAAGTTTTAATTAGCAGAATATTTGTTGTATGTGTGAAACCAACATGGGAAATGCCAACAGCTTCGGACTAGAGACAGCAAACAAGTTATATCCACTTTGACTCAGGGACCTTCACACTTTAACCTTTTATACAGTAAGAAGTGCAAAGCCAGGTCAATTTTAATAAGAGGCTGAACCCTGCAGCCACCACTGAGGGAAGTGAAATCATGTCTAAGGAAACACTTTTATAAGTCAGTGTGTGGGAGACGCTCTGAACTGAAGTGAACATCCTGTCAttgaccagaccagaccagacccTTGTACAAGAATTACACAGCAGCTCATGTGCATCTCAGCCATGATACAGACATTACTGACAGCCAGACCGCTGCTGGCTGTTTTACTGCCATCTCTTCTTCTGGGTTGCCTGGGCAGCTCTACTTCCCCCTGCTGGCCTCGTGTGGAGCAGAGCAATTACActtaaatacaaacacactaaaCTTTATAAAACCCCAAAACATCCTCAGGAGTTTGTTAAGTTTTTGCAAGCTTTGGCCTCAGCTTTACATCGACTGTTGGACCAGTCCATTCACACCCAGGAACCCacatgagaaaaacacacacacacacatagacacacacgcGCGCTGTTCCTGCCCTTCCTCCCGCACTGAGCTCCAATCATGTTTAATAACACCTGAACAGGTAGACCAGGCGAGACCGCGCACAGAAAACCGTGCACGTAGCCTCATCCAATCATGCCCCCCACCGAATTGACGAAGGCTCCAAACGGCGCATGCGCAGTGGCTGTCACCGGCAGCTGTAGTAGACACAAACCTAATACTATAATATATACGTTTTTAACGCCATATTTCTGAACTTGTTTATCATTGATCAAAGTTTCCTGTgacaaattaaatgtttcattacCGCGGAAACCTAAGACAGACCGAAGCGTGACCTGAATTTAGTTGAGTTTAAGAAAAACAACCGGAGCGATGGTGACAACACACGTCCAAGATCATTCAGAGCGTTTCAAACTGCACACAGCCGTAAAACAAGCTGGTCTGCTGCTACATCGACCATACTCACCCCTGGGATCATCTGTCAGCTGACTCCAGCGAAGCACATGGTCCACAGGTCCTGAGTTCACTGAGAACAAAACAAGACTGCATGTAGAAGGGACCGGCACGCATGCGCAGTAAACAGCGTCGtgataaaacatttaatcatgcaaaaacaaacaaacaaacaaatatattttgaacTCTTGCGCACATTAATTACTAATTACACCTTctcattcagttttatttttttgttacaaaTATTATCTACATAATATATGAACAGCATAAAATGTGTCATTGAAgccaaaacaacattttatgtTAGATTCATCAAAATAGCCATGTGTTGTTTTGGTAACAGCTTTGCTTGATGCTGGTCtttattattgaaaataaagtctgcaaaaggaaaaataaatccaCCCCCTGGTTCTTAGGCCCAAGTCCAGGCTTTAAAAACCTGCTGAGCTCCTTGCACGTGTTGCTGGGACTGATCCAGACAGTCTGAAAGTCACATTCAGGCACAAAGTTGGATCAGGAAGTTTAGCCAATAAATGCAGAGATAAAATATCatcattaagttttttttaaacttcaactgtacatgttttatttgGGCCATTTGCTGCTCATCCAATTTCATTTTGGGAtgagctaaaaaacaaaaacaggtcatGTCAGACCAGAAGATGAGATAAGGTGAGACAGATCTGACacacctttttaaaaaacaaaaatttcaaAAGCAGACTTAACTTTCCTGTGGCTGTCCAGGAGACTATCGCTAGAGGGAGGCAACCACAAGGTCTAAAAAGGTCATCTGCATAGAAGCTAATCTAGTCCTGCTGGCTGTAAGAGGCCTCAGTGCCAAAACATGATTCAACATTTTTTGTAGTATTGATCAGTCAGCATGAGTCAGCTTTGCATATTAAACATACAGTGTGATAATGTACATGTAGatttatgtgcatgtttctgGCTTTAGCAAGGCAAATGCTCACATTGTGGaagttattttgtgtcatttgcaACTGAGCCATAGATTATACATCATTATATATGAAACTCAAATCATAAGGGACTTAGAAGCTCCTGCATGtatttttatctcattttgaagattattataatataaatgCAACATGATAGACAAGtagtaatgattttattttcactttacGCACTTTTGACACTGTAAAATTTGCATTTACAAGCATCGTGACTGGATCAGAAACATGCTGATTATTGCAGTATTATATCTCTGCAGCATCTGTTAGAGGAACTGTTTATTGAAACAGTCTGAATGCCTGCATGACTGAGGTATGCAATGGTTGTGAGTTTGATTTAATCTTGCTTTGTCTGCTGAGTGAAAAAAATTACTTCTCCAAACCATTTGGCACAAAACcaattttcaatttcagcaaaaagTCTAAAATGCTTCCAGTAGATAATGCATTTCCTAGTTCATATTCACTTCCTGAAAGTTGTTCCTCACAGAAGTGATTTATGACTTTTTGTGAGCtgttttgtgaatgtgtgtgtgggggggggggtcttggGCCTAACAGGGTCACAAATGGGCCATAAATTGATGAAAGGGAACAAAACATGTCACAGGTTTAATATTTTCTCTCACTAGAGGAGGGATCTGGAGGCAGGAAAGTCCCCTGAAACTTCCAACTTTTGTCCGCTGAGCGTGGACAATAAGCCCCATTAGCCACAACTCATGGGTGACCTGGAAGCGGGGTCGACAGAGGGTGGGAGAGTTCAACAGGAGTCTGCAGCCCCTCcgcatcccccccccccccccccccccccgcaccCTCCTTCAGGAAGCACCAGTTAGCTCACACGTGTGTTTGCGGCTGGTAGTGTGTGCACTGACTACTAGGACCCAGGAGGAAACAGGTGCCCTTGGCTTCATTGTCTCCACGccacacaccaaaaaaaaaaaaaaaaaaccaaacaaacctaAAAACCTGGCGGGACAGAAGCTGTGATTCATGGGTAAAACGAGTGTGTTAATGAGAGGAAGGAAGTTTAGGGAGGAGAAAGCCTAAAGGAGGGAATCATGGCAGAGAGAACAGAGTTTATATATCTTTGTATCAACGTTCCCACAGTATATAACATTTCATATGTCAAATAAAGAGACACCAAACACAAGAAGTCCAATTGATATAAAATTCTTTAATTTAACTTGTACAAAACCATGTTTGTCCAGCAAATGAactcatacacatacagattTAACATTATTAATTATCCAATTGCTTACAGGTGTCTTATTCAAAACACTCATGTCATACAGACAACACAATTTCATTTCTGTGCTTTAAATTCATTCAAAGACAACTATAGTAAGTCCTTTGCCTGCTCGGACTATAAAAGCAGAATTAATTGTGTATGAAGACACAGGCCCCAGGCCTTAAGGCTAAGGTAAATCTGAGTTAAATACACATAACAACTTAGAATATTAACACTGGCTAAGTGCTTCTCCAGGcttaaaacctgttttaattTAGTCCCAAAACTCCAAACGTCATCACCTTCTCATTCATACAActttctttatgtttctttCGGACAGTTCACATGCACATAAGTCAAACTTCAGTGTAAACACAAGTATTACTACTGTCTTTATTCCCATATCTTGCtcccttctttctgtctttctgtcccttCACAAACCATCAAAAACACCTTTTCATCTCCATCTCAGAAAATCAGCCCAGGATTCCTAATTAACCTATGAGTCTCATATTAACAATGTTTAAAACTGGTACATAACCTCCAAGCTCCAAACCTCGTCCAACAACATGTTTAAAGTTATTTGCAAATCTCTTTCTCCAAATGTAATCCATTTTACCCTTCCACATGATCCCCAAGCTAGTCACCTAACAGTCTGTTAAAATGTACTAATGTAAAATGACTGAACCTCGCATTTCCTGAAAGGTTTTAGTCCAACAATTCAAAATCTTCTTCAGCAGGCCTGCAGGAGGGGCTGGTAGGGCTCGGTCAGGACCTTGTAGCGGATCTTGGTGTTAGTAACAGCCCCGTGTTTCTGGCGCAGGTGGAGACGCAGCTGGCTCTTGTGGCGGAAGTGTAGATCGCACTTCTCACACTGAAGAACAAGCAGTGAACAGATTAGACAGCAGGAACACGAGTGAGTGTATCCTGTGCACGCAAGTGGTGTTTTTATTGGATGATGTCAAACAgataatgtgtgtttctgactcACAGtgtagggcttctctccagtgtGAATACGCAGATGACTCTTCAGGGTCTGCAGGTGGCGGAAGCGAGTGCCACAGGTGTGGCAGGGGTAAGGCTTCTCCCCTGTATGGATCAGAACATGGGCCCTGAGGTGGGCAACCTGGACCAGCATAGACCACAGAAACAGGTTTAGAAGTGTGACAAATATTACAAACCAAAAATGTTGTTCGCCTCAGCccttggacacacacacagagttggaCCCCACCTGAACAAAGCGAGCACCACAGGTGTCACAACGATATGGTTTCTCTCCAGAGTGGATGCGAGAGTGAGTCTTCAGGTTAGCTGGTCGATTGAACTGAGCGCCACAAACATTACAGCGATAAGGCTTGTCTCCTGCTGGTCAAAGGTCACTGTCACTGATTGTGTcctcattttttaaacaaaagcaGAGTAGGAGAGATTCTTTTACACCTCACCTGAGCAGATGGTCTTGGTTCCTTGAAGGTTGCCAGAATAACAGTAGGGCACGTAGTAATTCTCACGCTTCGATGCATTTTGGTTGTGACGAGCTGTTTCTGAATCAACAGGGCACAGTTTTGGGAAAATGGTGCAAGGTGAGACTGAAAAAAGTAGATACATCTTAAAATAATTAGCttgaaagactgaaaatatttgtgGTGTATTGTGTTTAAAAGCAACATTTCTGTAGCGTGGCAGGCATGTGGCTCATACCTGTTTCCTCCTTGTGAGGGGGAGGCACTGTTGGGTGCTCTACAGAGGGAGGTGGCCCGAGGGGAGGGGCTCGGCCAGAATCCTCGTAGCAGGAGGCCTGCACCTGTCTGATGGAGAGAGGTTTGTGAATTTAGATTTGCAAACAGAGATCTTGTTTTATTCTTCTTGGCTCATAATCCCCATTATTCCAGTTTATAGGAGCCTCATACCTATTAATCTGACCAGGCACTTCTCCAGACCACGCCTCTGTTGGTGTTTTGGGTGTCAAGCTCATCCTTTCCACAGTGGGCGATGCTTGGCTTTGGggctcctccatctcctcttccttcacgGTGGTGGCTTCACAGAAAGGGTTGAGGACAATGTACTTGTATTTTTTCCAGTTGCAGGCCTTTGGGTCTGGTGTGCCTTTGGTTTCAccctggaaaaacaaacaaaacagtcaatTAAGAAAAGCTTCAGTGACACAATCACATTCTAAAGGTTCCTTAGTGGtagttttctgtgtgaaaattAACCACATGTTGAAGAAAAATATTCCTAATTTTCTTGAAACTTACCACCAGGTTTTTGTTACAGGTGTTGGACTCAGCTGGAGAGCTTGGTTGGCAGCTGGAGCGGGCGGGGCTGTCTGGAGACGGGGTCGGAGTGTCCGTGAGGGGCGACTTGGGCTCTGCTTTTAGGTCCTTTGACCCAGATGGGAAATCCCCTGGTCTGAGAGAGCCCCCACCCTCTGCTGGGACCCTGCAGGAGAAACAAAGGAAGTAAAGGAAGTTCTGTAATGAGCTAAACTTGTcaggagacaaagacacacaaacccCCAGTAGATACATTTGTGGCAGTCTATAAACATTTTCTCCCACATATTAATAGTCTCTAGATCGATTTAATACGTGGACCTAaactaaaacacattcatatctGCACAGTTTTGTCAGCCCTTACCTTCTTGCCCCAGCTGCTGGCAATAGTTGCTGGGGTCCTGAATGTGGCAGATCCCCTCCTCTGCGGGCCACAGAGGATACAGGCACCCTGGAGTCCAGCTCCAATTGTGGGTGTCTTGCACTCATATTCTCCCTactgaaaaagaataaaattgtCAACCCCTGAAGTTGCtggatagatttttttttttcagcagagtATGTGTCACTGCATTGTGCATACTAACATCTCCTACATTAAATCTGTCCTGGCCAGGACAGCAGATGTTCTCACCAGTGCAGCTGCATGAAGTCCCTGCAGGTATCGGCCACATGGTCCATCTGCAGGTAGGTTGCAACAGCGAGCACCCCGGGCACAATGCTAGGCGTCAGGGGGAGGCGGGAGGTGTACATGAAGTCGAGCAGCAGGGAGACACTGGAT
The window above is part of the Mastacembelus armatus chromosome 18, fMasArm1.2, whole genome shotgun sequence genome. Proteins encoded here:
- the bcl6b gene encoding B-cell CLL/lymphoma 6 member B protein isoform X1, with the translated sequence MSMMEVLEGYRVNRGQEMRAEGYVKEFTRHSNDVLLNLNELRHRNILTDTTLVVGNVHLRAHCAVLVACSGFFYSLYSRRVLLQERGGSGAQLVTVSLPSSLDPSSVSLLLDFMYTSRLPLTPSIVPGVLAVATYLQMDHVADTCRDFMQLHCRENMSARHPQLELDSRVPVSSVARRGGDLPHSGPQQLLPAAGARRVPAEGGGSLRPGDFPSGSKDLKAEPKSPLTDTPTPSPDSPARSSCQPSSPAESNTCNKNLVGETKGTPDPKACNWKKYKYIVLNPFCEATTVKEEEMEEPQSQASPTVERMSLTPKTPTEAWSGEVPGQINRQVQASCYEDSGRAPPLGPPPSVEHPTVPPPHKEETVSPCTIFPKLCPVDSETARHNQNASKRENYYVPYCYSGNLQGTKTICSGDKPYRCNVCGAQFNRPANLKTHSRIHSGEKPYRCDTCGARFVQVAHLRAHVLIHTGEKPYPCHTCGTRFRHLQTLKSHLRIHTGEKPYTCEKCDLHFRHKSQLRLHLRQKHGAVTNTKIRYKVLTEPYQPLLQAC
- the bcl6b gene encoding B-cell CLL/lymphoma 6 member B protein isoform X2, with the translated sequence MSMMEVLEGYRVNRGQEMRAEGYVKEFTRHSNDVLLNLNELRHRNILTDTTLVVGNVHLRAHCAVLVACSGFFYSLYSRRVLLQERGGSGAQLVTVSLPSSLDPSSVSLLLDFMYTSRLPLTPSIVPGVLAVATYLQMDHVADTCRDFMQLHCRENMSARHPQLELDSRVPVSSVARRGGDLPHSGPQQLLPAAGARRVPAEGGGSLRPGDFPSGSKDLKAEPKSPLTDTPTPSPDSPARSSCQPSSPAESNTCNKNLVGETKGTPDPKACNWKKYKYIVLNPFCEATTVKEEEMEEPQSQASPTVERMSLTPKTPTEAWSGEVPGQINRQVQASCYEDSGRAPPLGPPPSVEHPTVPPPHKEETETARHNQNASKRENYYVPYCYSGNLQGTKTICSGDKPYRCNVCGAQFNRPANLKTHSRIHSGEKPYRCDTCGARFVQVAHLRAHVLIHTGEKPYPCHTCGTRFRHLQTLKSHLRIHTGEKPYTCEKCDLHFRHKSQLRLHLRQKHGAVTNTKIRYKVLTEPYQPLLQAC